One genomic window of Deinococcus sp. QL22 includes the following:
- a CDS encoding ABC transporter substrate-binding protein produces the protein MNRKVLVVTGMLVVLNALAAPALAQKVTLKFSAHWLSEQRRPTITKIIDTWNQRNPNIQVEYTGVPFDQIITKTIAGVAAGNAPDVVVLDIRTTKQRAAKNQILDLNALGANTIKSGFYPNLWSTATYNGKQYGLPFVTDTRVLFYSKAAFREVGLDPNKPPKTWDELWSYAQKLDKKDGNRWTRIGFHPNFGDFGYAGWLTNAGDSFFDKNNEEARANNASAVKVLAWMKKWTDKYGANNYAAFKASFGGGAQDEFMSGKVPMVVKNGNYLTTLRVNAPNLQYGFVAVPTEDGKQDGTSSWGGGFNVEIPRSTKYPKQAFAFAKYLTTEGAKVWAAEQNDLPGYQVARLGNKNPNFIKLANNLKYTYVDTVPLYAPSYETAINKAVDDVLLRDKDPKPALDEAQTAIAKQVADGKRDAAR, from the coding sequence ATGAACCGGAAAGTCCTCGTTGTCACCGGCATGTTGGTCGTGCTCAACGCGCTTGCAGCACCTGCTCTGGCCCAAAAGGTCACCCTGAAGTTTTCGGCCCACTGGCTGAGTGAGCAGCGTCGCCCCACGATCACCAAAATTATCGACACCTGGAATCAACGAAATCCCAACATTCAGGTGGAATACACGGGCGTTCCGTTTGATCAGATCATCACCAAAACCATTGCTGGAGTCGCCGCGGGCAACGCGCCTGATGTGGTTGTGCTGGATATTCGGACCACCAAGCAGCGCGCAGCCAAAAATCAGATCCTCGATCTGAATGCGCTAGGCGCAAACACCATTAAGAGTGGGTTCTACCCTAACCTCTGGAGCACCGCGACCTACAACGGCAAACAGTACGGCCTACCTTTTGTCACGGATACCCGCGTGCTGTTTTACAGCAAGGCCGCCTTCCGGGAAGTGGGTCTTGATCCCAACAAGCCACCGAAAACATGGGACGAGCTCTGGAGCTACGCCCAGAAACTGGACAAAAAAGACGGCAACCGTTGGACCCGTATAGGGTTCCACCCTAATTTCGGAGACTTCGGCTACGCCGGCTGGCTCACCAACGCGGGCGATTCCTTCTTTGATAAGAACAACGAAGAAGCGCGTGCCAATAATGCCAGCGCTGTGAAAGTGCTGGCCTGGATGAAGAAATGGACTGACAAGTACGGCGCGAACAACTACGCTGCCTTCAAGGCGTCGTTTGGTGGCGGCGCACAGGACGAGTTCATGTCGGGCAAGGTGCCGATGGTAGTGAAAAACGGCAACTACCTGACCACGCTCCGGGTGAACGCCCCCAACCTGCAGTACGGGTTTGTGGCGGTGCCCACCGAAGACGGCAAACAGGACGGTACAAGTTCATGGGGCGGCGGCTTCAACGTCGAGATTCCCCGCAGCACCAAATACCCGAAACAGGCTTTTGCTTTTGCCAAATACCTGACCACCGAGGGAGCCAAGGTCTGGGCTGCCGAGCAAAACGACCTCCCCGGCTATCAGGTGGCGCGTTTGGGCAACAAAAACCCCAATTTCATCAAGCTGGCCAACAACCTGAAATACACCTACGTGGACACCGTGCCACTGTACGCGCCCTCGTATGAAACGGCGATCAACAAGGCCGTGGACGATGTGCTCCTGCGTGATAAGGATCCTAAGCCTGCTCTGGACGAGGCCCAGACCGCCATTGCCAAGCAGGTTGCCGATGGCAAGCGGGACGCCGCGCGCTAA
- a CDS encoding gamma-glutamyl-gamma-aminobutyrate hydrolase family protein encodes MPVRPLIGLSTSQSSDALSRGVNGTPRRYAEAVQLVGGLPVLLPNLVESAAEYARRVDAVLLTGGVDAHPRHYGQVPRRGLGEVDEERDAFELTLYQAARALGKPVLGICRGMQLLNVFEGGTLHQHLPDVPGVWVDHAQVARPPILGHEIAFSPGSLLERVHGRSAFLNSYHHQGVDLVAPTLQVTATAPDGVVEGLEGDGLLGVQWHPEMLFERHGHALGTFTAFMKLLSVPS; translated from the coding sequence ATGCCTGTTCGCCCCCTGATTGGCCTGAGCACTTCGCAGTCTTCCGACGCGTTATCGCGGGGCGTGAATGGCACGCCACGCCGCTATGCCGAAGCCGTGCAACTCGTGGGGGGCCTGCCTGTCCTGCTGCCCAACCTGGTGGAGTCGGCAGCCGAGTATGCCCGGCGGGTAGACGCCGTCTTGCTGACCGGCGGGGTCGATGCCCATCCCCGTCACTACGGGCAGGTGCCCAGGCGCGGCCTGGGCGAGGTGGACGAGGAACGCGACGCTTTTGAACTCACCCTCTACCAGGCCGCCAGGGCGCTGGGCAAACCTGTCCTGGGGATTTGCCGGGGGATGCAGCTGCTGAACGTGTTTGAAGGCGGCACACTTCATCAACACCTGCCTGACGTGCCCGGGGTCTGGGTAGATCATGCCCAGGTCGCGCGACCTCCCATCCTTGGCCACGAGATCGCTTTTTCTCCAGGGAGTCTTTTGGAGCGCGTCCATGGGAGGAGCGCGTTCCTGAACTCCTACCACCACCAGGGCGTGGATCTGGTGGCGCCGACGTTGCAAGTCACGGCAACTGCACCTGACGGGGTCGTGGAAGGCCTGGAGGGTGACGGACTTCTCGGGGTGCAGTGGCACCCGGAGATGCTGTTTGAACGCCATGGGCACGCCCTTGGCACCTTCACCGCATTTATGAAGCTCCTGAGCGTTCCAAGTTGA
- a CDS encoding IS6 family transposase produces the protein MTDIKPYRHRFRVSIIQHAIWLSHRVLLSDRDVEELLHQPGIGVSHEPLREWCLPFGSLFTEALRHRVPRRGTRWHLIEVGTSVDGVRHWLWRAVDKHGFVQGILLGRHRDTDAAKTFLTQLLGEYDVPEVIHNNQLRSYGAAIRARPSLLGVDHQQVISLARGNNLVEQSHRPTRRQERGQQGMGRKKRAQEVLKLHARVANPHHHTRRGVAATHRRSHQQHAFPTWSMLSAGVA, from the coding sequence GTGACCGACATCAAACCGTACCGTCACCGATTCAGGGTGAGCATTATCCAGCACGCGATTTGGCTCTCTCACCGTGTCCTACTCAGCGACCGGGACGTCGAAGAATTGTTGCACCAGCCGGGCATCGGGGTCAGTCACGAGCCGCTCCGCGAGTGGTGCCTTCCATTCGGCTCCCTCTTCACGGAAGCCCTGCGCCACCGGGTCCCCCGGCGGGGGACCCGGTGGCATCTGATTGAGGTGGGTACGAGTGTCGATGGCGTCCGACACTGGCTCTGGAGGGCCGTGGACAAGCACGGCTTCGTGCAGGGCATCTTGCTTGGGCGGCATCGCGATACTGATGCCGCAAAAACCTTTCTGACTCAGCTCTTGGGTGAATATGACGTCCCAGAGGTCATTCACAACAATCAGTTGCGCAGTTATGGGGCGGCGATTCGAGCGCGCCCAAGTCTGTTGGGCGTCGACCACCAACAGGTGATCTCCCTGGCACGCGGCAACAACTTGGTTGAACAATCACACCGTCCCACACGGCGCCAAGAGCGAGGTCAACAGGGGATGGGGCGGAAGAAACGCGCGCAGGAGGTGTTGAAGCTGCACGCCCGAGTGGCAAACCCTCATCACCACACCCGAAGGGGCGTTGCCGCGACCCACAGACGAAGCCATCAACAGCACGCGTTCCCAACGTGGTCAATGCTCTCAGCAGGGGTGGCCTGA
- a CDS encoding Gfo/Idh/MocA family protein produces the protein MTSSVRVGVIGLGAIGQSLLKAFTTHPDVQVAAVCDLDASLAETTARPLTALAWTDHRQMLDEVELDLVYVAVPPRHHHDIALDVITAGRHLLCEKPLALTLSEAQDMQRAVQAAGVVHALNLPLHADPGIETFHRLVEDGRLGTLRRAELTLVFPQWPRGWQHNPWIGGREQGGPIREVGPHLLHVILTTLGPITRVWAHTEYPADDAVACETAALGTLELASGLLVVVSCLTNVPRPEQVSLTVYGSSGTAGLVNWAVPVAAVGQAPLEPVPVERTQVPAGARLVQALVSRVRGGPGNLVDFSMGVRIQAVLQAWERSSTIGTWVDVVQA, from the coding sequence ATGACCAGTTCTGTTCGAGTCGGCGTGATTGGCCTTGGCGCCATCGGTCAGAGCCTGCTGAAGGCGTTCACGACGCACCCCGACGTGCAGGTGGCAGCCGTATGCGATCTGGATGCCTCTCTCGCTGAAACGACCGCCCGCCCACTGACGGCCTTGGCCTGGACAGACCACCGCCAGATGCTCGATGAGGTCGAGCTGGATCTCGTGTATGTGGCGGTCCCGCCGCGGCACCATCACGACATCGCCCTGGATGTCATCACAGCGGGTCGGCATCTCCTCTGTGAGAAACCCCTGGCGCTGACGCTGAGCGAAGCGCAGGACATGCAGCGTGCGGTGCAGGCGGCGGGCGTCGTTCACGCGTTGAACCTGCCCCTCCACGCCGATCCGGGGATCGAGACGTTTCACCGGCTCGTCGAGGATGGCCGTCTCGGGACACTGCGCCGCGCCGAGTTAACGCTGGTGTTTCCGCAGTGGCCGCGAGGGTGGCAGCACAATCCCTGGATCGGTGGGCGGGAACAGGGCGGACCAATCCGCGAAGTGGGCCCGCACCTGTTGCACGTCATCCTGACCACGCTCGGACCGATCACGCGGGTGTGGGCGCACACCGAGTACCCCGCGGACGACGCCGTCGCGTGTGAAACCGCCGCGCTCGGCACGCTTGAGCTTGCCAGTGGGCTCCTGGTAGTCGTGTCGTGCCTGACGAACGTGCCGCGTCCTGAACAGGTCAGTTTGACCGTGTATGGATCGAGTGGCACGGCCGGCCTGGTGAACTGGGCGGTGCCGGTGGCCGCCGTGGGTCAGGCGCCGCTTGAACCCGTGCCGGTCGAGAGAACGCAGGTGCCTGCAGGGGCACGACTGGTGCAGGCGCTCGTGAGCCGTGTGCGTGGCGGACCCGGCAACCTGGTCGACTTCAGCATGGGGGTCCGGATCCAGGCCGTCCTGCAGGCATGGGAGCGCTCGTCGACTATAGGAACGTGGGTGGACGTCGTGCAGGCGTGA
- a CDS encoding transposase, with the protein MKVTLTAKLKLNHTEAQKAALDAATLAFRDALNYTSKRAFDMNKCSGAAKIQKEVYTHLREVIGLPSQMACSAPRQVAACYKGLWTKCKDHHTRQKFIQSVKPGHQPRPFRGFEQPAKFVSRTLEYQYGKDYTWKKDGKVSVLTLEGRQIMTYQGYSKHLELIQSGCEVGGAKLSYQKSKKQYFLLVSLEVDLPDPQPADHKNVVGVDVGQRFHAVVTNTRNRTTFFSGQQTNHQKEGFARVRQSLQRKGTRSATRRLVLLSGRERRFIADRNHSLASQILKTYPQAIIGLENLKDIRTRTEGRSNPQASLKAKRARRRRSQWSFAELQTFLAYKASLVGSMALGVDAHYTSQQCVKCGHTSKGNRPQAGLMFVCEVCGYQVHSDLLGARNVTLRALAVRQDWTATGALSVRPDVSSVEAKAERLQRYSELRWSSDTSLRL; encoded by the coding sequence GTGAAAGTTACGCTCACTGCAAAGCTCAAGCTGAACCACACCGAGGCGCAAAAAGCCGCCCTCGATGCGGCCACGCTGGCCTTCCGTGACGCGCTCAACTACACGTCCAAGCGGGCCTTCGACATGAACAAGTGTTCCGGAGCCGCCAAGATTCAAAAAGAGGTCTACACCCATCTGCGCGAAGTTATCGGTTTGCCCTCTCAGATGGCTTGCAGCGCTCCACGTCAGGTGGCCGCCTGTTATAAGGGCTTGTGGACCAAGTGCAAAGACCATCACACCCGCCAGAAATTCATTCAAAGCGTCAAGCCCGGCCATCAGCCGCGTCCTTTTCGTGGCTTCGAGCAACCCGCCAAGTTCGTCTCCCGCACCCTGGAATACCAGTACGGCAAGGACTACACCTGGAAAAAAGACGGCAAAGTCAGCGTCCTTACCCTGGAAGGCCGTCAAATCATGACCTATCAGGGCTATTCCAAGCACCTCGAGCTGATCCAGTCCGGCTGTGAAGTCGGCGGCGCTAAGCTCTCCTACCAGAAATCCAAAAAGCAGTATTTTCTGTTGGTCAGCTTGGAAGTGGACTTGCCTGATCCTCAGCCTGCAGACCATAAGAACGTCGTGGGCGTAGATGTGGGGCAGCGCTTCCATGCCGTCGTGACCAATACCCGCAACCGCACCACATTCTTTTCAGGCCAGCAAACCAATCACCAGAAAGAGGGCTTTGCCCGTGTTCGTCAATCGTTGCAGCGCAAAGGCACCCGTTCCGCGACACGCAGACTTGTTCTGCTCTCGGGCCGGGAAAGACGGTTCATCGCTGACCGCAATCATTCCCTCGCTTCCCAGATTTTGAAGACCTATCCCCAGGCCATCATCGGCTTGGAGAACCTGAAAGACATCCGCACCCGGACCGAAGGACGCAGCAACCCGCAGGCCAGCCTGAAGGCCAAGCGGGCCAGGCGGCGTCGTTCGCAGTGGAGTTTTGCCGAGTTGCAGACTTTTCTGGCCTATAAAGCCAGTCTGGTCGGCAGCATGGCCCTTGGGGTGGATGCCCATTACACCTCGCAACAGTGCGTCAAGTGCGGACATACCAGCAAGGGGAATAGACCTCAAGCTGGACTGATGTTCGTCTGCGAGGTCTGCGGGTACCAGGTGCATTCAGATTTGCTTGGAGCGAGAAATGTCACTCTCAGAGCGTTGGCGGTCCGGCAGGACTGGACCGCTACGGGTGCCTTGTCAGTGCGCCCTGATGTGTCGAGCGTTGAAGCCAAAGCTGAGCGCCTGCAACGGTACTCAGAGCTGCGGTGGAGCTCAGACACAAGCCTGCGACTTTAG
- a CDS encoding sigma-70 family RNA polymerase sigma factor — METIITMPAESKSTLNSSTLIPKRARAPRQARTTIPKSAAHEPATEVELGQPAEFTALDQLAAPVDPDVLDDDLNLEVDLDPAPVGASQEAEELEIQISADAYQGDSLRQYLHEIGQIELLSAVEELDLARRYEEGETARTELESNPDLDDRHRRHLHRLVEDSEAAKKALIEANLRLVVSIAKKYANRGLNLLDLIQEGNQGLIRAVEKFEYRRGYKFSTYGTWWIRQALTRAIADKSRTIRVPVHMVETINKLSRVSSQLEMELSREPLAEEMAEAMGSDWDAEKVTDTQKVGHEPISLETPIGDEGDSFYGDFLPDERFGSPVQNASQTILSEALERALNSLGEREALVLKLRNGFVDGHEHTLEEVGQLLGVTRERVRQIESKALRKLKYGESLNAGLRDFLD; from the coding sequence ATGGAGACGATCATTACCATGCCAGCAGAATCCAAATCCACACTGAATTCCTCCACGCTCATTCCCAAGCGCGCACGCGCACCCCGGCAGGCCCGAACCACAATCCCCAAGTCTGCTGCCCACGAACCCGCCACCGAAGTAGAACTCGGTCAGCCTGCAGAGTTCACCGCACTGGATCAGTTGGCCGCTCCCGTTGACCCGGACGTGCTGGACGATGACCTGAATCTGGAAGTGGATCTGGATCCAGCTCCAGTTGGCGCCAGTCAGGAGGCTGAGGAACTGGAAATTCAGATCAGCGCGGACGCCTACCAGGGTGATTCGCTCCGGCAGTACCTGCACGAGATTGGACAGATCGAACTGCTCAGCGCAGTGGAAGAACTGGATCTCGCGCGCCGGTACGAGGAGGGCGAAACGGCCCGCACTGAATTGGAGAGCAACCCGGATCTTGACGACCGCCACCGCCGGCACCTGCATCGGCTGGTCGAGGACAGTGAGGCGGCCAAGAAAGCCCTGATTGAGGCGAACCTCCGTCTGGTGGTCAGTATTGCCAAGAAGTATGCCAACCGTGGACTGAACCTTCTGGACCTGATTCAGGAAGGCAACCAGGGCCTGATTCGCGCGGTCGAGAAGTTCGAATACCGCCGGGGCTACAAGTTCTCAACCTACGGGACTTGGTGGATCCGTCAGGCCCTGACGCGCGCCATCGCAGACAAGTCACGTACCATCCGCGTTCCTGTCCACATGGTGGAGACCATCAACAAGCTCAGCCGCGTCAGCAGCCAGCTGGAGATGGAACTCTCACGTGAACCTCTTGCGGAGGAGATGGCCGAAGCGATGGGGTCGGATTGGGACGCCGAAAAGGTGACGGATACGCAGAAGGTAGGCCATGAGCCGATCTCTCTGGAAACACCCATCGGGGATGAGGGCGACAGCTTCTACGGTGATTTCCTTCCGGACGAGCGCTTCGGCTCGCCCGTGCAAAACGCCAGCCAGACGATCCTGAGCGAGGCGCTGGAACGCGCACTGAACTCGCTGGGTGAACGTGAAGCGCTCGTCCTGAAGCTGCGCAACGGTTTCGTGGACGGCCACGAACATACGCTTGAAGAAGTGGGCCAGCTTCTGGGCGTCACACGTGAGCGCGTGCGCCAGATTGAAAGCAAGGCGCTGCGTAAACTTAAGTACGGCGAGAGCCTGAACGCCGGCCTACGCGATTTTCTGGACTAA
- a CDS encoding IS110 family transposase — protein sequence MTRFSFLGGCMFVLGLDVGKSELYARLLQIPEPGKFVPLGTGKSVPNTAKGHEQLLAWMRKSGAGGEGTSVVMESTSVYWERVAMTLYEAGCRISVVNAAQIKFFAKSTLRRGKTDKLDADLIGRFGAVMHPARWMPPAADLVELRALLHARDNIVELSTVEAGRHHAMDHRYQPSSKALGFCEARQALLAQQLVEVNEAINALVLTSVRLQTDVTLLRSIPGIGSLTAAVLLVETMHLSQMESSNQWAAYAGLSPVPRQSGNFTGRTHISKIGNARLRRAFYLCALTASRMKNGFGNFYRHLTSQGKPKKVALIALARKLLRVAFAVLKSGQKFNPDYQRPSPMAA from the coding sequence GTGACCCGCTTTTCCTTTCTGGGGGGTTGTATGTTTGTTTTGGGTCTTGACGTCGGTAAAAGCGAGCTGTACGCCCGTCTTCTCCAGATTCCTGAACCGGGGAAGTTTGTCCCTTTGGGAACGGGGAAAAGTGTTCCCAACACTGCCAAAGGGCATGAACAACTTCTCGCATGGATGAGGAAGTCTGGTGCGGGTGGAGAAGGGACTTCAGTCGTGATGGAATCCACGAGTGTGTATTGGGAGCGGGTCGCCATGACCTTGTACGAAGCAGGGTGTCGTATCAGTGTTGTCAATGCAGCACAAATCAAATTTTTTGCAAAGAGCACGTTGCGAAGAGGAAAAACTGACAAGCTGGATGCAGACTTGATCGGTAGGTTTGGAGCGGTGATGCATCCAGCACGCTGGATGCCCCCTGCAGCAGACCTAGTCGAACTCCGTGCCCTGCTGCATGCTCGGGACAATATTGTCGAGCTCTCGACGGTCGAGGCGGGCCGTCATCACGCCATGGATCACCGGTATCAACCCTCTTCCAAAGCACTCGGCTTTTGTGAAGCACGTCAAGCACTCCTCGCTCAGCAACTGGTTGAAGTGAACGAGGCGATCAACGCGCTGGTTCTCACGTCGGTCCGTCTTCAAACGGACGTGACGTTACTGCGTTCCATTCCTGGGATTGGTTCATTGACTGCGGCAGTACTGCTCGTGGAGACGATGCATCTGAGCCAGATGGAAAGCTCGAACCAGTGGGCAGCATATGCAGGCCTTTCCCCCGTTCCAAGACAGTCGGGCAACTTCACCGGCCGAACGCACATCTCAAAAATAGGAAACGCACGTCTCAGACGTGCATTTTATCTCTGTGCGCTGACAGCCTCTCGAATGAAAAATGGGTTTGGGAACTTCTACCGACATCTGACATCACAAGGCAAACCTAAAAAGGTCGCCCTCATTGCCCTAGCTCGTAAGTTGCTCCGAGTCGCCTTTGCGGTTCTGAAGTCGGGCCAAAAGTTTAATCCGGATTACCAACGTCCCTCGCCTATGGCCGCTTGA
- a CDS encoding serine hydrolase — MMPDVFSTLSVTAPEALGLNGRVLAALERRIALAFPDVTSLLVARHGQLAFERYFDGKAADPRDTQSVTKSILSFLTGTSLQRGLLSSLEQPVLPLLSRISATIQDSRWAEVQVRHLLTMTCGLPSEITDASYDDAWFTSQDPVRFALEYPLLDAPGTTFRYSNAGVHVLGAALAEAAGQPLAAFAQETLLGPLGVVAPNWPADPYGRPFASGSLHLTSREMLRFGQLTLQRGWWNGTELIPAGWIEQATRPQLKGFEWMEGLPDYGLLWWVTHESGTAGWYATGYGGQYVAVFPEHGLVVVMTGRVSDHPPHRQLIPELLGTVLG; from the coding sequence ATGATGCCAGACGTGTTCTCGACCCTCTCCGTCACGGCTCCTGAAGCACTTGGTCTGAATGGCCGTGTGCTTGCAGCGCTTGAGCGCCGAATTGCCCTCGCTTTTCCGGATGTCACCAGTCTGCTGGTGGCACGGCATGGACAGCTGGCCTTCGAGCGTTACTTTGATGGGAAAGCTGCTGACCCACGCGATACCCAGTCCGTCACCAAAAGTATCCTGTCGTTTTTGACGGGAACCTCGCTCCAACGCGGCCTGTTGTCCAGCCTGGAGCAACCCGTTTTGCCTCTGCTCTCCCGCATTTCGGCCACCATTCAGGATTCGCGTTGGGCAGAGGTTCAGGTGCGCCACCTGCTGACGATGACCTGCGGCTTGCCCTCTGAAATTACAGATGCCAGCTATGACGACGCCTGGTTTACCAGTCAGGACCCTGTTCGCTTTGCGCTGGAGTACCCCTTGCTCGACGCGCCTGGCACCACTTTCCGTTACTCCAACGCAGGGGTTCACGTGCTGGGTGCCGCCCTAGCCGAAGCGGCGGGACAACCTCTGGCAGCCTTTGCCCAGGAGACGCTGCTCGGCCCGCTGGGGGTGGTGGCCCCGAATTGGCCTGCTGATCCCTATGGCCGCCCCTTCGCGTCGGGCAGCCTGCACCTGACCTCCCGCGAGATGCTGCGTTTTGGTCAACTGACACTTCAGCGCGGCTGGTGGAACGGCACTGAACTCATTCCAGCTGGCTGGATTGAGCAGGCCACCCGGCCTCAGCTGAAGGGATTTGAGTGGATGGAAGGCCTTCCCGACTACGGACTGCTGTGGTGGGTGACCCACGAAAGCGGCACGGCAGGCTGGTACGCCACAGGCTACGGCGGCCAGTACGTCGCCGTTTTTCCGGAACACGGTCTCGTTGTCGTCATGACCGGACGGGTGAGCGACCACCCGCCGCACCGCCAGCTTATTCCAGAGCTGTTGGGGACAGTGTTGGGATGA
- a CDS encoding oxygenase MpaB family protein — protein sequence MDKSRRAEPMNDSLFVPAGSIVRRIWGDADLVLLVFAGAASEFALNRAVDWLFFTGKIPQDPLGRLFSTAAYAQQIVMADQAGAERTLARIRAAHGAVEGARGARIPDWAHRDVLYLLVAYSEAAYETLHPPLTLLEREELWSVFRRVGLGLGIPELPVNYAGWQEDRERHLQRDLACGAHTRALYAAYRQHLGPWRYLLLRQVQGVLVPGHVRALLGLPKTPWLRGLLPLYPLATRLGLRATLRRTLIPPAHLASVQNLDLASP from the coding sequence GTGGACAAATCCCGACGCGCCGAACCTATGAACGACTCCCTGTTCGTCCCTGCTGGTTCCATCGTGCGGCGCATCTGGGGAGATGCGGATCTCGTGCTCCTTGTCTTCGCGGGGGCTGCGTCCGAGTTCGCGCTCAACCGTGCAGTCGACTGGCTGTTCTTCACCGGGAAAATTCCTCAGGATCCCCTGGGGCGGCTGTTCTCTACCGCAGCCTACGCCCAGCAGATCGTGATGGCCGATCAGGCGGGAGCGGAGCGAACCCTGGCACGGATCAGGGCGGCGCATGGGGCCGTTGAGGGAGCACGGGGGGCGCGTATTCCCGACTGGGCCCACCGGGACGTGCTGTACCTGTTGGTGGCCTACTCGGAAGCAGCTTACGAAACGCTCCACCCTCCGCTGACCCTGCTGGAGCGTGAGGAATTGTGGAGCGTGTTCCGGCGCGTAGGCCTTGGCCTGGGCATTCCAGAGTTGCCGGTCAATTACGCCGGGTGGCAGGAGGATCGCGAGCGGCACCTGCAGAGGGATCTGGCTTGTGGGGCGCACACCAGGGCCCTGTACGCCGCTTACCGCCAGCATCTCGGCCCCTGGCGCTACCTCCTGCTGCGGCAGGTGCAGGGGGTGCTGGTGCCTGGGCACGTCCGCGCCCTGCTCGGCCTTCCCAAGACGCCCTGGCTGCGGGGTCTCCTCCCCCTCTATCCCCTCGCCACGCGGCTTGGACTCCGCGCGACCCTCCGGCGAACCCTCATCCCCCCCGCCCACCTTGCCTCCGTTCAAAACCTCGACCTGGCCTCGCCATAA
- a CDS encoding tyrosine-type recombinase/integrase, which translates to MPRIRFHDIRHTSASLLIRQGISAKVVSDRLGHADVAFTLSVYTYPYEDQRRSAALSLDQLLATPPSGASSRPALEQLIAPLQGLLAQ; encoded by the coding sequence GTGCCCCGGATTCGCTTTCACGACATCCGGCATACGTCAGCCAGCCTGCTGATCCGGCAAGGCATCTCGGCCAAAGTGGTCAGTGATCGCTTGGGCCACGCAGATGTGGCCTTTACCTTGAGCGTGTACACGTATCCGTACGAGGATCAGCGACGTTCCGCAGCACTTTCACTGGATCAACTGCTGGCAACTCCGCCCAGCGGAGCGTCATCGAGGCCAGCCCTTGAGCAGCTCATCGCTCCGTTGCAGGGTCTATTGGCGCAGTAG
- the nagA gene encoding N-acetylglucosamine-6-phosphate deacetylase → MEELWIKDVQMVTEGGLSERGCLQIRDGRLARVMVDVSPPTGQAEVLDGRGQLLIPGMIDLHIHGANGHDMMDGTSSSIEEVSRACAATGCTSFLVTSVSSSLQDLLRLIDRVREVAGQEPGARVAGIHAEGPYLNAARKGMQNEAFLRHPNLSEMRQVLQHAGSLLKMVTLAAELPGGLALTRHLKEQGVIVALAHSDATYEEALAAFREGASHVTHCFNGMRPIHHRDPGLIVAAFEQQHVSVQAIVDQVHLHPAIVRLMHRIKGPERMVLITDALQAMGLGDGEYVFGGHTVAVREGVARLPDGTLASSTVTMNEALRNTVELGIPLADAVIMASTTPADLLNLPHKGRIAVGADADLVLLDDQYQVVWTMIGGQMVFGSGASTQEQQTGSMTCD, encoded by the coding sequence ATGGAAGAACTGTGGATCAAGGATGTCCAGATGGTGACTGAAGGTGGCCTGAGTGAGCGTGGCTGTCTGCAGATCAGGGACGGACGTTTGGCCCGCGTGATGGTCGATGTGTCACCGCCCACAGGTCAGGCCGAGGTGCTGGACGGGCGAGGGCAATTGCTGATTCCGGGCATGATCGACCTTCATATTCATGGGGCCAACGGCCACGACATGATGGACGGCACCAGCAGCAGCATTGAAGAAGTTTCGCGGGCCTGTGCGGCCACGGGCTGCACCTCGTTTCTGGTCACGTCCGTCAGCTCGTCTCTGCAAGACCTGCTGCGTCTGATCGACCGCGTTCGGGAAGTTGCGGGACAAGAACCGGGCGCACGGGTAGCGGGTATTCATGCCGAGGGGCCTTACCTGAACGCGGCCCGCAAAGGCATGCAGAACGAGGCCTTTTTGCGCCACCCTAACCTGAGCGAAATGCGGCAGGTCCTCCAGCACGCTGGATCGCTGCTCAAGATGGTCACTCTGGCCGCGGAACTGCCCGGCGGCTTGGCCCTGACGCGCCACCTCAAGGAACAGGGCGTTATTGTGGCCCTGGCCCATTCGGACGCCACCTATGAAGAAGCGCTGGCGGCCTTCCGGGAGGGGGCGAGCCATGTCACACACTGTTTTAATGGCATGCGCCCCATTCATCACCGCGACCCCGGCCTGATCGTGGCGGCCTTTGAGCAACAGCATGTCAGCGTGCAGGCCATCGTCGATCAGGTGCATCTGCACCCTGCCATCGTCCGGCTGATGCACCGGATCAAGGGGCCGGAGCGGATGGTACTGATCACCGACGCTCTGCAGGCGATGGGGCTGGGCGACGGAGAGTATGTGTTTGGCGGGCACACCGTGGCGGTTCGGGAAGGCGTGGCCCGGCTGCCTGACGGCACGCTGGCCTCCAGCACCGTGACCATGAACGAGGCGCTCCGGAACACCGTCGAACTTGGTATTCCACTGGCCGACGCCGTAATAATGGCGTCCACCACGCCCGCAGACCTGCTGAACCTGCCCCACAAAGGGCGCATCGCTGTTGGAGCCGACGCCGATCTGGTGCTGCTGGATGACCAGTATCAGGTGGTCTGGACGATGATCGGAGGCCAGATGGTCTTTGGCTCAGGGGCTTCAACTCAGGAGCAACAGACCGGGTCAATGACCTGCGACTAA